One stretch of Cygnus atratus isolate AKBS03 ecotype Queensland, Australia chromosome 26, CAtr_DNAZoo_HiC_assembly, whole genome shotgun sequence DNA includes these proteins:
- the LOC118259003 gene encoding bone morphogenetic protein 2-like — protein sequence MLGTVLLLLVLARPACPSPASTASRRAEALKRLLEVFGIEDPPPPPAHFKQPPQYMVDLFNTVANADGVTKNPDILEGNTVRSFLDKTHGEKMRFLFILSSVAKNEKILTAELHLFRLWPKATDGPKRHHFCQVSIYQILDKTEPDSPQGQKLLASRLLSLQGSGWEVFAITQAVRDWTEDESSNRGLLVTVHGLGGSPLDSPAIQFASSRDHHESKKPMLVLFTDDGRRGASLPTADFPDLQPQDPVLPAKMTVPKLNGPRSTRSLDRLQPCQRHPLSVDFEEIGWSGWIISPRGYNAYHCKGSCPFPLGENMRPTNHATVQSIINALKLSEGVSSPCCVPDKLHSINLLYFDDDENVVLKQYDDMVAGSCGCH from the exons ATGCTGGGGaccgtcctgctgctgctggtgctggcacgGCCGGCGTGCCCAAGCCCGGCCAGCACAGCAAGCCGGCGAGCTGAGGCGCTCAAGAGGCTGCTGGAAGTCTTTGGCATCGAAGACCCTCCGCCCCCCCCAGCTCACTTCAAGCAGCCGCCCCAGTACATGGTGGATCTGTTCAACACCGTGGCCAACGCTGACGGTGTTACCAAGAACCCCGACATCCTGGAGGGCAACACGGTCCGCAGCTTCTTGGATAAAA CTCATGGCGAGAAGATGCGGTTCCTTTTCATCCTCTCAAGCGTGGCCAAGAATGAAAAGATCTTGACCGCGGAGCTGCATCTCTTCCGCCTCTGGCCAAAAGCCACTGATGGGCCCAAACGGCACCACTTCTGCCAG GTCAGCATCTACCAAATCCTGGACAAGACTGAACCGGACTCCCCCCAGGGGCAGAAGCTGCTGGCGTCCAGGCTCCTCTCACTGCAGGGCTCTGGCTGGGAGGTCTTTGCCATCACACAGGCT GTTCGCGACTGGACCGAAGATGAGAGTAGCAATCGGGGTTTGCTGGTGACAGTCCATGGCCTGGGCGGGAGCCCCCTCGACTCCCCTGCTATACAGTTTGCGTCCAGCAGGGACCACCACGAGAGCAAGAAGCCCATGCTGGTCCTGTTCACCGATGACGGGCGCCGGggagcatccctgcccacggcGGACTTCCCAG ATTTACAGCCTCAGGATCCTGTTCTTCCTGCCAAGATGACAGTGCCCAAGCTGAACGGGCCACGCAGCACACGCTCACTGGACcggctccagccctgccagagGCACCCCTTGTCTGTGGACTTCGAGGAGATCGGCTGGTCTGGGTGGATCATCTCGCCGCGGGGCTACAACGCCTACCACTGCAAAggctcctgccccttcccatTGGGCGAGAACATGCGGCCAACCAACCATGCCACCGTGCAGTCCATCATCAACGCCCTCAAGCTGAGTGAGGGTgtcagcagcccctgctgcgTGCCGGACAAACTCCATTCCATCAACCTCCTCTACTTTGACGACGATGAGAACGTGGTCCTCAAGCAGTACGACGACATggtggctgggagctgtggctgccactga
- the LOC118258990 gene encoding uncharacterized protein LOC118258990 — MHDLPAVVFLAGLLHGPIFASAGAISREGEQGNLFQERGCCQRQRHFLHVGRDVSGSPVSVDVGKCRSTCPSQPISSHHPGLLGLSRHTSMLDFLRSKKLQVGHPEVPGAPRACLPGSRCEPARIRMERLLLLEGDREVEVVDSCRCSAWPKECVRLPALKTFFPDSPWEVTVDVGRCSEPTYSAGSLFCMPTKFSTALVKNPSGGEVVQTLESCEMKEKCYRVSQVEYYYEIVHSSTGHREKRLKEIDVGRCLGSCSSGDPCLLRESQGGEKCLVWAEVASSRCAPHRYDVHTFRSHRDRIRTVVAIQQCKCRG, encoded by the exons ATGCATGACCTGCCAGCTGTAGTGTTCTTGGCGGGACTTTTACATGGTCCCATCTTTGCCA GTGCCGGAGCCATCAGCAGAGAGGGCGAGCAAGGGAACCTGTTTCAAgagaggggctgctgccagaggcAACGCCATTTCCTCCACGTGGGGCGTG ATGTCTCTGGCAGCCCTGTGAGCGTGGATGTTGGGAAGTGCAGGTCTACCTGCCCATCCCAGCCTATCAGCTCCCACCACCCTGGCCTCCTGGGGCTCTCCAGACACACTTCCATGCTTGATTTTCTTAGAAGTAAGAAG CTACAGGTCGGGCACCCCGAGGTTCCAGGAGCACCACGTGCCTGCCTGCCAGGGTCCCGCTGCGAGCCAGCCCGCATCCGCATGGAGCGGCTCCTGCTCCTGGAAGGCGATCGGGAGGTGGAGGTGGTCGACAGCTGTCGCTGCAGCGCGTGGCCCAAGGAGTGTGTCCGTCTCCCAGCTCTGAAAACGTTCTTTCCGGACTCTCCCTGGGAGGTCACGGTTGACGTGGGGAGATGCTCTGAGCCGACCTACAGTGCAG GTAGCCTTTTCTGCATGCCCACAAAGTTCAGCACTGCTCTGGTCAAAAATCCAAGTGGTGGGGAGGTGGTTCAGACGCTGGAGAGCTGCGAAATGAAGGAGAAATGCTATCGTGTTTCCCAAGTGGAATATTATTATGAAATTGTGCACAGCTCCACAGGACACAGGGAGAAACGGCTCAAG GAAATTGATGTGGGAAGGTGCTTGGGCAGCTGCTCCTCGGGGGATCCCTGCTTGCTTAG GGAGTCACAAGGTGGAGAGAAATGTCTGGTCTGGGCAGAAGTTGCCTCTAGCCGCTGTGCCCCTCACCGCTATGACGTACACACGTTCAGGAGCCATCGAGACCGCATTCGCACCGTCGTGGCCATCCAGCAGTGCAAGTGCAGGGGGTAG
- the POLE4 gene encoding DNA polymerase epsilon subunit 4 → MAAAAVPVAAAAAAAGSEPAGPGEEAGAGPQCPGPARLARLPLARVKALVKADPDVTLASQEAVFVLARATELFVETIAKDAYVYAQQGKRKTLQRKDLDNAIEAIDEFAFLEGTLD, encoded by the exons atggcggcggcggccgtgCCGGtggcggcagcggcggcagcggcgggctcggagccggcggggccgggggaggaggcgggcgcggggccgcaGTGCCCGGGGCCGGCCCGCCTGGCCCGCCTGCCGCTGGCGCGGGTGAAGGCGCTGGTGAAGGCGGACCCGGACGTCACCCTGGCCAGCCAGGAGGCCGTCTTCGTCCTGGCGCGGGCCACG gaGTTGTTTGTTGAAACCATAGCCAAAGATGCTTATGTGTACGctcagcaaggaaaaagaaaaactctgcagagaaaagatcTGG ATAATGCTATTGAAGCTATTgatgaatttgcttttttggAAG gtaCTTTGGACTGA
- the PRAM1 gene encoding PML-RARA-regulated adapter molecule 1, producing the protein MRHPEGKGAMVRHLQAKFKGNREDLPEAGSWLESRSAASPATEPGQMPVLGSKGEPPPESPRTRRVDFSRAPPPHSKGQSVGQSSLPHPVSETPEWMARLKKGIAQDTSSQPAPAKPGGRDVLNKEVGATSDPSQRNQAQQKWPLVKDKGAPAVPAKGAAVAASPDAVGSTQETGHPTLPRRKPLPHVMTLGARPAKPRRPPAVDLEKFRAAARPGMPGRPAVEPRSAKLGYPKPGCVASGPARFSPRDAPSAAGDEDEIYDDVETVGPVKRDQSVPLPPTSRPPAYLRPGGGGGAGRASGRFALLAAVQREAQASRKMKPMTLKECKKEEKADREFQKKFKFEGSINVLTQMMVDPAVTEKRGGGKNLPLRRGEILDVIEFTNKEQILCRNSQRRYGYVPRAVMLHLDTDIYDDVEIYG; encoded by the exons ATG AGGCACCCGGAGGGGAAAGGGGCCATGGTGCGGCACCTCCAAGCAAAGTTCAAAGGCAACAGGGAAGATCTCCCCGAAGCGGGCAGCTGGCTGGAGAGTCGCTCGGCAGCATCCCCTGCAACGGAGCCAGGACAGATGCCTGTGCTGGGCTCCAAGGGTGAGCCACCCCCTGAGTCCCCTCGGACCAGGAGGGTGGACTTCAGCAGGGCTCCTCCACCTCACAGCAAAGGTCAGAGTGTGGGACAGAGCTCGCTTCCTCATCCCGTTTCTGAGACCCCAGAGTGGATGGCACGACTGAAGAAGGGTATTGCTCAGGacaccagctcccagccagcccctgcaaAGCCAGGAGGAAGAGACGTGTTGAACAAGGAAGTTGGAGCCACCTCTGATCCTTCCCAGAGAAACCAAGCCCAGCAGAAATGGCCGCTCGTCAAAGACAAGGGTGCTCCAGCAGTTCCAGCCAAAGGTGCAGCCGTTGCAGCCTCCCCAGATGCTGTGGGAAGCACCCAGGAGACAGGGCACCCCACTCTGCCTCGGAGGAAGCCTCTGCCACATGTCATGACACTGGGAGCGAGGCCGGCCAAGCCCAGGCGCCCTCCTGCCGTGGATCTGGAGAAGTTCCGTGCAGCTGCACGTCCTGGGATGCCCGGCCGTCCTGCTGTGGAGCCAAGGAGCGCTAAGCTGG GTTACCCAAAACCAGGTTGTGTGGCATCAGGCCCAGCGCGGTTCTCACCGCGGGACGCTCCAAGTGCAGCAGG GGATGAAGATGAGATATATGATGATGTAGAGACCGTTGGACCGGTCAAGAGAGACCAAAGTGTTCCACTGCCACCCACGTCGCGACCACCAGCGTATCTCCGTCCTGGAGGAG GAGGAGGTGCCGGTCGAGCCTCTGGCAGGTTTGCCCTGTTGGCAGCTGTGCAAAG AGAAGCCCAGGCCTCCCGAAAGATGAAGCCAATGACACTCAAAGAATgcaagaaggaagagaaggcagaCAGGGAGTTCCAGAAGAAATTCAAG tttgaaGGGAGCATCAATGTCCTGACCCAGATGATGGTTGACCCTGCAGTGACGGAGAAGAGGGGTGGAGGGAAGAATCTGCCACTCAGACGGGGAGAAATTCTTGATGTGATTGAGTTTACAAATAAGGAGCAAATCCTCTGCCGAAACAGCCAGAGGAGGT ATGGCTATGTGCCCCGGGCTGTGATGCTACACCT gGACACTGACATCTATGATGACGTTGAGATTTATG GTTGA
- the LOC118259018 gene encoding excitatory amino acid transporter 5-like — protein sequence MWEHVRKALLASLSVSSMSLWKWVRAFWSKNGLLTLSMLSVATGCLLGFLLRALELTELEKQYFSFPGELLMRMLKMLILPLITSSLMSGLATMDSRACGKMGVITITYYLWTTFMAVTIGIILVVSIHPGAAAQKEDYSVGKVVLSSADALLDLIRNMFPSNLIEASFQQYRTVLVPVVKSPGFPKIPGKPLSFIYFAPDDENPEIHRPVFLELTPSPEMTYRTLPGTSNEMNVLGIVIFSATIGLLLGKMGERGAPLVNVCQCLNEAVMKIVSMAVWYFPFGIVFLIAGKILEMEDPSVIGQKLGLYAITVVSGLVIHGLILLPLLFMLITKKNPFAFIKGILQALLIALATSSSSATLPITLKCLLENNGIDRRVARFVLPVGATINMDGTALYEAVAAIFIAQVNEYDLDLGQIITISITATAASIGAAGIPQSGLVTMVIVLTSVGLPTADITLIVAVDWALDRFRTMTNVLGDALAAGIIQHICEKDFAPKPPKQDPVSNADKFPSAETSLLHPKDNVIELIEENLFDQTGVHYNICQV from the exons ATGTGGGAGCATGTCCGGAAAGCTCTGCTGGCCTCTCTTTCCGTGAGCTCCATGAGCCTCTGGAAGTGGGTGCGGGCTTTCTGGAGCAAAAACGGCCTCCTGACCCTGTCAATGCTGTCGGTCGCCACCGGCTGCCTCCTGGGTTTCCTGCTGCGGGCGCTGGAGCTGACGGAGCTG GAGAAGCAgtacttttcctttcctggagaGCTCCTCATGAGGATGTTGAAGATGCTGATCCTACCCTTGATCACCTCCAG CCTCATGTCTGGGCTGGCCACCATGGACTCAAGGGCCTGCGGGAAGATGGGGGTGATCACCATCACCTACTACCTTTGGACAACCTTCATGGCGGTGACCATCGGGATCATCCTTGTGGTCAGCATCCACCCTGGCGCAGCCGCCCAGAAGGAGGACTATTCCGTGGGGAAAGTGGTGCTCAGCTCCGCTGACGCATTGCTGGATCTGATCAG AAACATGTTTCCTTCCAACCTGATCGAAGCTTCGTTCCAGCAG TATCGAACTGTCCTTGTCCCAGTGGTGAAGTCCCCAGGATTTCCAAAGATCCCAGGGAAACCcctcagttttatttactttgcacCTGATGATGAAAACCCTGAAATTCATCGCCCTGTGTTTCTCGAGCTGACGCCATCTCCTGAGATGACCTACAGGACCCTGCCCGGGACCAGCAATGAAATGAACGTCTTGGGGATCGTTATCTTCTCAGCAACGATAG GACTTCTCTTGGGGAAAATGGGCGAGCGAGGAGCCCCATTAGTTAACGTGTGCCAGTGTCTGAATGAAGCAGTTATGAAAATTGTCTCGATGGCAGTCTG GTACTTCCCCTTTGGCATTGTATTTCTCATTGCTGGAAAGATCCTGGAGATGGAAGATCCCTCGGTTATAGGACAGAAGCTGGGACTATATGCCATTACAGTAGTGTCAGGGCTGGTCATCCACGGACTTATTCTCTTACCTCTGCTTTTCATGCTCATCACCAAGAAAAACCCCTTTGCTTTCATCAAGGGAATACTGCAAGCCTTGCTGATTGCCTTAGCTACATCCTCCAG CTCAGCAACCTTGCCCATCACCCTCAAGTGTCTTCTGGAAAACAACGGGATAGACAGGCGCGTGGCACGCTTTGTCCTGCCGGTCGGGGCCACCATCAACATGGACGGAACTGCGCTGTATGAAGCAGTTGCTGCTATCTTTATCGCTCAGGTCAACGAGTACGACTTGGACTTGGGACAAATCATAACAATAAG catAACAGCAACAGCAGCGAGCATAGGGGCGGCCGGGATCCCCCAGTCGGGGCTCGTCACGATGGTCATCGTGCTGACATCCGTGGGGCTGCCGACTGCCGACATCACGCTCATCGTGGCCGTGGACTGGGCGCT GGACCGATTCCGAACTATGACCAACGTCCTTGGAGatgctctggctgctggcatCATACAACATATCTGTGAGAAAGATTTTGCCCCAAAGCCCCCTAAG CAAGATCCAGTGAGCAACGCAGACAagtttccttctgcagagacCTCACTTCTGCATCCCAAAGACAACGTGATCGAACTGATTGAAGAAAATTTGTTTGATCAGACGGGAGTTCACTACAACATCTGTCAAGTGTAG